The genomic region TGCCGAATTTAGTAACTTGGAAAGACACCGGCAGCCCAGTTGTAAACGCTGTTTCCGGTAGCTGCGTAATTATTGACGAAGGCGGATATGCCCTCTCAAATAGCCATGTCGTTCAACACGATGGCAAGCATGGCGCGTTCTTTCTAAATGGCGACAAATACCCATTCCGAATAATGGGATTTAATGACGCAATCGATGTATCGTTAGTTAAGATTGCAGCGCCTAAACCTCTGACTGCAGCAAAGGTTGGAAGCAGCAGCAAGGTAGCGATAGGTGATGCGTTATTAGCATGCGGCTATCCCGGTCAACGGCAGTTCACTGTGACCCTCGGCACTATCACTTCCTTAACTGATGGTTGGGGAACTGAATGGGGTCGTGGAGGAAGCTATCGCACAGATTATCTTAAAACCGATGCCGCAATCAACCCCGGTAACTCCGGCGGGCCTGCATTTAACGCCAATGGCGAGGTTATCGGCATCGTCAGCGGCTCACAAATCGGCACGCTCTTAAACTATGCCATCCCAATTGATGCCATTATCAAAGTGCTCCCCGATCTTATCGATCGGCAAGGACCTGAAGGCTATAAACTGGGAATAAAAGTTGCGCCTCTGGGAACACCAAAAGTACTTGAAGTAACCCAAGGCTCACCTGCGCAAGCCGCAGGGCTTAAGGTGGGCGATGTGGTCAAGTCGGTCGATGGCAAAGATGTGAAAGTCGGCCTCGATTACTATTGGGCATTAATTGACAAACATTCAGGCGAAACTCTAAAACTAACGGTCAGCCGGAAGAGCGAGACGAAAGAAATCAGCCTCATTCTTGAGTCTGTTGAATTTAGACCTACAGAGAATATCACAAATCCACAGAACAAGCTTGTGATGAAGTTTGCCAAAGGCGAATGGGTCAATGTGCCCGATTTCAGTTCTCTTCCTACTGTTTTCAAATCTCAAATTAAGTCAATAGAATTAGTTGAGCCTTTCTCTAAATTAAATGCCTTTGCCCTTGAGTTCACTGGCTATATCAAAGTGCCGACAGATGGTGTCTATGAGTTCTATCTGGCATCGGACGACGGCAGCAAGCTTTACATAGGCGACAAGCTGGTGGTGGACAATGACGGTCTTCATGGCACCGTTGGCCAAAAAGGTTACATCGCCCTAAAAGCCGGTTTTCATCCCATAAAAGTCGGCTACTTTGATCGCGGTGGTGGTAAACAACTAAAAGTTTACTACCAGGGACCTGGGATCGATTCGCAAATCATCCCTGAATCAGCCTTCTACCATTAATGAAACGGAGTTATTATGAAGACAAACAAATTACGTCTCTCTTCCAGGTTTATCCTGGTTCTAATAGCGTTAACATTAGCAACGCTGACATTTGCGCAAACACCTGTGCCTCAGACT from bacterium harbors:
- a CDS encoding trypsin-like peptidase domain-containing protein, coding for MNLKRYTRPILVIILLASFSLSFGASPKMSLANIYNLCKEVVPNLVTWKDTGSPVVNAVSGSCVIIDEGGYALSNSHVVQHDGKHGAFFLNGDKYPFRIMGFNDAIDVSLVKIAAPKPLTAAKVGSSSKVAIGDALLACGYPGQRQFTVTLGTITSLTDGWGTEWGRGGSYRTDYLKTDAAINPGNSGGPAFNANGEVIGIVSGSQIGTLLNYAIPIDAIIKVLPDLIDRQGPEGYKLGIKVAPLGTPKVLEVTQGSPAQAAGLKVGDVVKSVDGKDVKVGLDYYWALIDKHSGETLKLTVSRKSETKEISLILESVEFRPTENITNPQNKLVMKFAKGEWVNVPDFSSLPTVFKSQIKSIELVEPFSKLNAFALEFTGYIKVPTDGVYEFYLASDDGSKLYIGDKLVVDNDGLHGTVGQKGYIALKAGFHPIKVGYFDRGGGKQLKVYYQGPGIDSQIIPESAFYH